The DNA window tatcgTATTCTTTTCCGTAACAAAACATCCTTAGAGAAAAAATATCTCATCATTCAACAAATATATTTACATCACACAAAACAAACTTACCATCAAATTTACGTAACACAACCGAAAAACTCACCATCAAAACAACTCCCAACAAAATCGTCTTTATCTTATGTAAACATTCACTCGTATGACTTTTACTTGAAATTTTACGgacattttattgttttataatCGTAGAGAACTATCAATATATGTTTTTCACCACTTAATTATACAAGAAGTTTACTACAAACCAGAATTCATATATTTCACGTGTCATATTCTCCACTAACTACGGGTTGTGCGAAATTGGTCTAGACTAATCATAAGCACGGCCATGAGATTTGCTATGGTATTGCAACTTGTAAGATAGGATGAAGACAGGTCGGGTTGGTTCGGGTTTAATGttaaattagaaccaaactaaTTGAATTGTAATTGGTTCGATTTGGTTCgaatttatatgttttttttatgtactcgaaccaaatcaaattgattaaaaaCGGATTGGTTCGATTCGAATAATTAGGTATCGATAAAACAAACAttcataaaacaaattaaaaaaatatatcttaaaaAATCTGTAAGTACAATAAACATATAACATTAATAGAAATAATTCGAATATGTTAAACgccaaatatattaaaaactaaatacattaaaattcaaacatattaaaccctaaagatattaaaattcaaGCATATTAAAaagcatatatattttttaaatttttatttttttatttaattaatatatagtcGGGTCTACAAATTGGTTCGGATTCTACACTCCCAAAAACCGCTATCCGAACCAATTACCAGAGAGAGTCATTGATTTGGTTAGGATTGGACCCGATTACCCGTTAAtttcaaaactaatttaattggTTCGTTTCGGGTTCGGACAAATAATCGAGTACCTGCGATCCGTACCTACCCCTATTGCAAGACGCAGGTGGGAGAACGAAcaaaagaaacacaaataaCAAGCAATAGATACGGAGAGAAGAAGAGTATTGTAAGCCaatcaatataattatataaaaaataaaagggtaaagtatattttttatttttgtaattaaaaaaaatatttttaacgtttaattttattcaattttattcctAAAATTTTTGGTTTATTCATTTTTGTCCTTAACGTCTTTGATTTgtgaaaaactatttttaaacattttcaattttgtcccccAATATTTCATATGAAATTAACATTCAGGGATAATTTTGATACAAACCAAAAACGTTAGAGATGAAATTGAATATAGTTAAACGttaaggatatttttaaaaaaaattacaaatattagagacaaaaaatatattttatctaaaataaaataaaataaaaatattatgtgcacATCAACCATCATATATTTAAGtgtaaatacatatttaatttaatttaattttaatatttattttatattttatactaataactaattttaatagttgAGTTTAATACACACctaatatgattgaaaataaaaacgCGACTACTTTTTTTTCCAATGTAAAAAAGGGaagttttaagatttttaagagaataaaattaactttactctgcatattttattattttatattcatcTCTCTCCCATTTGGACAACTagaagtttgtgtgttttttttaacGTGCAAAAAACCCGATTAAAAAGGATTCCGGTGTCTgacccaaaataaaaaagataccgGTGCAATTACCAAAATAAAAACTCAacctaaaataattaaattttcattagaaaaaaaaaactaaaaactcaatacaaattaaaaacactatttatatactaaaatcagtcactaaaatTAATCACCAATATATTTACGTATAAAATATGTTtataatttagtttattttttatgtttatttatatttcaacatgtattttatattgatagCTAATTTTAGCATACTCTAGCATAGTCGAGTGCAAAATATATAGTTCAATTTCAAAAAGCCGAACAAGGTATTATGTGCCTTTTAATCTCGCCAACTCCCAAAAGATTACAGGCTAACCAATCATTTCCATCTTTCAATAATAGTTTCTTCGATTACAATGCAGAAACAAGGGTCATTGATACTACATATACATATTTCACAGAGATTTTCTTCCAGGGAGCCAAACCTACTTGATTCACAAAACATATCTCCCTAAAAAAGATTGGATAACAATATCAAAATACAAAACAccagagagaggagaagaaccTTGGAAGAACAAAATGATTGAACTGATGACCGTAGATGATTTCATACTTAAACTTTCCTCTTTCAAAACCCCAGGAAGGTTGGGCGGTGAGAAAAcaggggaaaaaaaaagaaaggaaaatgcAAGGAGAGTGGCAAAAAATTCTATACTTGTCAGAAAGTATCTGTAATGAAAACTTGATTTTAGTCAATGGGATATATTAGCAACACCATCAATATATTAATGGCTGATTTGAAGCATCCGGTTTGTCTTCGCCAGTGTCTTCTTTGATTGGATAAGTCCTGGAATCCAATATTCATGGCTGATTTGAAGCATCCGGCTTGTCTTCGCCAACGTCTTCTTCCATTGGAGACGTCCTGGAATCCAATTTCCGTTGACATGTTCTGAAACCCAACAAAATAGAACAATAACTAAGTAATAGATGAAATCTATGATAACATGATAGTCATGAGAGAATACCCCCTTTTTTTTGCACAATATATATCAGACCTAATTGAATGATCACATGAAATTTCTTCCAAATCGGATATATTGATTGATATGTGAATTTTATATTCGATGAATTGGATTTCCTCATAtactttttgctttatttgGATACCACTGACTCATGGCAAACAAAAATTTATCACAATGGGCGAGCATCATACATTTTTAAATCCTCTGCCTTGCCCTGAATATCACTTGACCAAAATATTGGGTCAATGTTCTTGGGCCAAGATTCTTGTTGCTGCATCTTCTCACTTAGCCACTGCTCTGCTTTATTACACTCATTCAATACCTGAAACAAAATAGAGATCACTCGGAACCAATCTTATGAGAAAGAAAGGTAATACTTTTTGACCTATTCATTATTTTACCAGTTCTTTGTCTTGGGGTGGAAGGGAATCTGCAGTCCCGCGAAGCTCTAAAATGCATTTTAACAAATCTCTTCTGGCTTGATCTCTtccttcttcatctttataCCTATTCTCGATTGGATCCACCAGCTACATAAATATGTAGAATGTTAACAAGAAGCATTGCAACGGAAACAATGAttctagagaaaaaaaaaagtaacctTCTTTAGGTCTTCTAGTTTTGTAGTGTAAGCAAGTTCAGTTTCATCATAACCATCCTCATAAAGCCACTCCTCAGTCTCTTGAAGCCTCTTGGATATGTCATCCCTCTCTTGATCAGTTGCAAAGCTCCGATATGTGTTGAATAGCTATTtgaaaatgcaaataaatttgatttcaaGTCATCAAAATATAGAACCCCATGAAAAGAATTTCAAATGCCTGGTTACAGAACATCAATGACATGGAAAGAAAACAAGATATTTTTCTAGTGAGGTATGACATCAAACAGTTATGCAGGAAGTTCCCTTAGAAACACTACAATGTTGCCACATTTTAACTTTCAAGAATCTATTTGCTGTCAAGTTTCAACTTTCCAAGTCAATGCAGATAGCAACAGTTGTTATCCCTTCGATCATAATCTCTGCTACAAGAATGGCTCTGACTCAATGCATGTCCCAGCCTCTCAATCAATTGAGACAAATTTCCAAGAATCTTTCTCGGCTTTTTTTTGCCTCGCAAACACCTCCTTTCTTGATTCCGTGGCTTCTTTGATTGTAGGGACATGGGAAATGCCATTCACATGCTCCCCCTAGGATGAGGAGCTACAATACAAGTTGTTACAAGTACAATGATACCAGgtgaatatgaattttgcaaaaaaaaaaaaagggggaagggCAGCCTGGTGCAAAGCACATCCCACATTATGCAAGATCCAGGAATAGTCGCACTCGAAGGTCGTAATGTAGACAACCTAACTTGTTGCAAGCATCAATGGCTGATTCCGTGACTTGAACCTCAACAACACCCAGAGACAACTATTTGTTATGAGACTTCCCCTTTGTGAATAAGAATTTTGAATAACACtaaatttattgaataaattGGCATAGGAGTGAGGAATATTAACTTCAAAATAGTATAATTGAATCGCAAGTTTAAAGAGAGCAATAAATATAACATAAGACCGTATCCTAGGAATATATAACCCCTTTTCCATCCACTCCTCCAGGCCTCATTGAACCAACCATTTCCTCCCTTATCTAATCAGACGTAGCTACCAAAAGGAATAGTAAATTAGCTTGTTCTCTCCTAATCAATCCAACATATTTCCTTTCTTCCAATTCTCACGATTATATTTTCTCTTCTATTGGAACTGATCACAGGTCTTCTGTGGCTGGTGGCTATCTATCTCCCTTCTGTCTCCTTGTACACACTATGTATTTGAGCCAAGTGGACATCTAATGAAGGCACTGGAAATTTTGAAGGAGCAGAACTTATACATCAATAACAATAGCAACAACTTTAACATTTCTGGGAGGGGGAGTGGCTGCGGATCCCTTGAGACCATGGTGTCTTGCGCACCACCAACAGATTTGAAGTGGTTGAGGGGGTTCTTAAGTCTAGCTGGCTATTATAGGAGAATGATAGCTTAGCCTCTAACGCaactattgaaaaaaaaattccaacagTGTGTGGAAGCACAACTAGTTTTTGAGAACCTAAAACAGGCAATGGCATCACTGCCTGTACTTGTTCCATGCTTTAAGGGTGCCTCTGGAGGAATAGATCCTCTCAATTTTTTCTCTCAATTAATATTGTTATCGTCAAGCGTGCTCTTTTATCATACAACATTTTCTCTCacatgttttctcttggtcccacTTAAAAAATGTATAATGCGAGATCACACTTGACAACATCAATTgggaaaaagaattaaaaggatcaTTCCGTGCCTCAAGCAAGTGTCTACGGTTATTGATTCAAGAATGAATACCATACCTCATATGAGCCTAAACAACAGAAGTCGATCAAGGGAGTAAGCTAATGGTTATTGCGTTGATCGTTCAAAAATGGAGGTACTGCTTATAGGGGAGGAATACTGTGGTGCATAGTGCATACTCACTAGTAAAGTTTGAAATCATTGCTAAACTTGGTTTTTGATTTCGAAATCTACCATAAAAGTTGGGAGCCTGGAACACGTTATGGCAGCAGATGGACTGTCTCTCAAGCTCGACTatagtaaaatattttcatgACCTTCTGAAAGTAGGAGCCTAAACGGGATTGAAAGAAGATGTCCAAGCAGACATCAAGCTAAAAGAGATTAATCAAGCTTTATTGCAAGGGAGGACTCTAGAAGGTTCTGAATCCAATTGAAAAGAGGTAGACACTATCACAAGGAAAGGCTAGTGGTACCAACTCCCCAAGGATTCCTATGATAAAGCAGAAATTCTATGAAGAAGCAATTGGAGGCATTCAAATTTCTTTACAACCTAGAAGCAGGTATCTAGGCTACTATGGTAGGAAGGGACAAAGAGGACTATTTGGAAATATTCCCAGAATCAAGATTTTTGCCAGTGGTAATCATCATAGTTGATCATTAACATGTTCCCATTCCCACTGAAGATACGAAGATTTGTCCATGATTTCATTGACAGCCTTGCAAAAGCCAATGCGACATACACTATTGTGATAGTTGTTGATAGACTTATCAATGGACACATGCTCCTACAAGACTTCAGTTACTATAGCACAAGGTTTCTCATTTAATACTCCCAATATCAAGGTACCAATTAAAAAAGACccaaaaagagtaaaaatagaaaGATCATGCAATGCATTAAATCTGTATATAGTGGTTGCGGAAGAGGTTGTGTGTGACTCCATTAACCAAGTATGATGAACCGTAAAAACCAGTCATGTATACTCATTGAGATATTATGTCTACCTTATTTCTCATATCATAGACATAAGACTCCAAGgtgttcttcttttctttggttaGCTCTACAGTTCTGTCCTGTTGGGCCAACTGTAGTTCTTTTTCATAAGCTTCCGATATTTCAGCCTTTGACATTGCACCATCAATATTCTCACTTACTGGCACATTAAGCCTTCTGTTGGCTTTATCTTTCCTTGCACCATCAGCCTGCAATAcgatattaatttttattttattaacttCAAACAGTTTTATGAATTAATCTACAGCCATACTCAGTAATTCCCAAaagataataagaaaaatgttaCAGCTATATAATATGGAGATCATGAAAACCGATCATAAAACATATGTTGCAGAAATCATTATCAGATATGATTGCATCCTAACACATAGCTATAatatatttcatgcagaatAAACAAGTTATCCAGAACTTCCACCAACTGAGATctaccaaaaagaaaagtcAAAATTGCACGAGATACAGTGTGGTAAATCATTAAAGTACTTACAGAAGTATCATCATCTCCATTGGCAACTGTATCTGGAATATCAACATCCATTGGATCAGAATTTGAATGATAATCACCCGTTGCAACTGAATCGCCCACCTGATCCCTGATCAACTGAAGCCATAAAAGGGTTCATGAGTATACCAAGATCTCTCGGACGATCTATTGAAAACAGTGAAAGAAACTTCTTATTAGTACTTACTGTAGCAGATTCTATACTGACAATGCCATGCAAATCTAGTTGAACTCTAACTTTAACTTTTGTCTTACTACCATTGGATCCTTGGAAAGGACCAATCTGAAAAGTAGTGAACATTGCATTAACATATAACAAGGTTTAGGCATGCAGAAAAAGTAACGAGTGAAACAGGAACCGTAAAAAACTACCACATACACTTCCTTTTTTCCCTAACATAACAATTTATTCAGGTAAATACATGAACATGCTCTTGTATTGTTGTACCTAATTAGTTTAGCAATAATAGCTCCCTTTGAAATCAAAACAAGCTTATTTTTCCATCTCTAGCAGGAATCAAAGAACATAAGGAGATGCTTGCAATCTTGCATATATGAAGTATGAACAAATAACAGCAGCTAGataattataaacaaaatacTTAAGAACTTACAACTCAAAAACAATAACATGTTGAGTGTGACAACAATTACTTCCTACCAAGGACAATCCTTCTGTCGTATtggaataatatttttgaaaattgagtaCCCACAAAGAAAGATAATAGAACTCATATTGACACACAAAAAGCAGCCAATAGAAGAGAGCAAgggtaataactaataataagggAGAAAGGAGGGGATAAATTAAACATATAAATATGTGCATAAGATATTTTTAACTGCTTCACATAAGTCAAATTGTTCCAAATTAGGCATACCGTGAAGCAACCAAGTTTAGGAGATGCCCCAGGTGGTAGTTCATTTTGATTAGCATAGAAGGCTTCCAAATTGAACAAATTGGTCCGATGCAATGTGAGGACTTTAACACTCGGAATGGGATGGCCTTTGGGGAATAGTACATTATTTGATCCTGCACTAATTGGACCTTCATCTGATGAAAGTCCaacagaaaaaggaaaagaatccCGGACCTGAACAAATACGAGATATTACATTAATTTAATAGAGGATAATATAACATAAAGAGGCACATTATCTATACCTATATGAAACTAAAGTCGCAGAAATTCCAATTAACAGCAACATAGTTAAACCTGGACACCTTGTAAAAGTAAGTCTAGGCAATAACTAGTTTTTTTGACAATGCTAAGAATCTACgaacatgaaataaatttaaCCTACAACATATTGGATAAACAAATTTAAGTTAAGAATATATACAGATACACACCTCATATTCTCTCACGCGGTAATTGGGATGGAGCATTGCACACTGTAAAGCACAACCTCGAGCTACACACTCACTTGCATTCAGCTTTCGGCTGGGTTCTTTCTTGAAAAGACATGTTAATATCTTAGCAATAGCTGGAATCCTAGAACCCGAGCCAACAAGTTCCACAGAAGAAATTTTTTCTGCAGTCAAGTTTGCATCAACTAATGCTCTTTTGCAAGGAACAGAAACTCTTTCCAATAATTCCGATGCCAGCTTCTCAAATTCTTCCCTCGTGATAAAGCCCTTAACATCTTTCTCATCCatcaagcattcaatatttagaGGTGCCTCTAGATTTGCACTCAAAACTTTCTTCAACTTCTCGCATGCTGCGCGTAACCTAATGCTTGCTTTAGAATTAGAATACACGTCAATGTTGTACTTCTCCTTAAATTGTGCTGCAAAATGATTAAATAGAACTTCATCAAAATCCCTCCCTCCTAAGCTCCTGTCAGATGCATGCGAAAGTATCTTCATTTGCCCAAACTCAAATGCTGCAATTGAGACCTGAGTATCACAGTGACCAATGTCAATAAATGCAACATTAATTGAACCTGTACTTTGAATATCTGTTTTATAAATTCCATAGCTAAGAGCAGTTGCAGTACAATCATGGATCAATCTCAAAGGCTTCAACCCAGCAATTTTTGCTGCATCCAGATATGCCCTTCTCTGTAAGTCATTAAAGTATGATGGGATCCCAATAACGCAATCCGAAACAGGCAAACCCAGATCTTTCTCTGTCATCGTCTTCAAGTGAGCCAAGAGCATGGACATTATCTGCACTGGTGTGAACATATGAGTCCTGTTCAAGTATTCCAAGTGAATCAAAATGCCGCCATCCGGGCCTTGAGAAGTGGCAATGGGAAGCATTTTCAGCTCCctttcaacatcatcatcgaCAAATTTCCTCCCAATCAGTCTCTTCACTTGCGACACCGTTGACTTTAGGTGCATCATAGCAGAAGCAGCGGCAGCAGAGCCCAAAAACCGTTGCTTCTCTCCAAAGCAGACCACAGAAGGGGTTTCGCGCTTGGACTCGTCATTCAGCAAAACATCGATCCCCCTTTGCTTTACCACAGCAATGACACAGTTCTCATTACCAATGTCAAAACCCACAGCACTCATCTCAACTCACCTATCTCGAACCAAACTCAAACTAATTCAATCCGGTGCACCCACTCTTCTTGATCAAAACCTACCAAAAATTCCAAAATTTCACCAGATTTCACAAAATCAGTCATT is part of the Arachis duranensis cultivar V14167 chromosome 1, aradu.V14167.gnm2.J7QH, whole genome shotgun sequence genome and encodes:
- the LOC107481096 gene encoding heat shock 70 kDa protein 16, with amino-acid sequence MSAVGFDIGNENCVIAVVKQRGIDVLLNDESKRETPSVVCFGEKQRFLGSAAAASAMMHLKSTVSQVKRLIGRKFVDDDVERELKMLPIATSQGPDGGILIHLEYLNRTHMFTPVQIMSMLLAHLKTMTEKDLGLPVSDCVIGIPSYFNDLQRRAYLDAAKIAGLKPLRLIHDCTATALSYGIYKTDIQSTGSINVAFIDIGHCDTQVSIAAFEFGQMKILSHASDRSLGGRDFDEVLFNHFAAQFKEKYNIDVYSNSKASIRLRAACEKLKKVLSANLEAPLNIECLMDEKDVKGFITREEFEKLASELLERVSVPCKRALVDANLTAEKISSVELVGSGSRIPAIAKILTCLFKKEPSRKLNASECVARGCALQCAMLHPNYRVREYEVRDSFPFSVGLSSDEGPISAGSNNVLFPKGHPIPSVKVLTLHRTNLFNLEAFYANQNELPPGASPKLGCFTIGPFQGSNGSKTKVKVRVQLDLHGIVSIESATLIRDQVGDSVATGDYHSNSDPMDVDIPDTVANGDDDTSADGARKDKANRRLNVPVSENIDGAMSKAEISEAYEKELQLAQQDRTVELTKEKKNTLESYVYDMRNKLFNTYRSFATDQERDDISKRLQETEEWLYEDGYDETELAYTTKLEDLKKLVDPIENRYKDEEGRDQARRDLLKCILELRGTADSLPPQDKELVLNECNKAEQWLSEKMQQQESWPKNIDPIFWSSDIQGKAEDLKITCQRKLDSRTSPMEEDVGEDKPDASNQP